The nucleotide window TAAAGAAGTAAGAATTGAGAATTAGGATGATTAATTTGCCAATCGTATCAACTTCTTGTCCCAGGTTTCCGGCGAAAAATAAGATTGATAAAATAGCTGTAGAATCCACCAACTGGCTCACTGTTGTTGATGCATTATTGCGCAGCCACAAATGTTTTCCATCTGTCAAATCTTTCCAAAAGTGAAATAGGCGAACATCAACAGTTTGTGCCACCAGGTAAGCAATCATACTGGCAATGGTATTACCAATCATAAATTCATAAACACCTTCGAATAGTTGTAACCCTCCACTTACCCCACCGGTATTGGGCAACCAGTGGTTTACTGTCATCAGAAAAAGCATAAAAACATTCATCCAAAAACCGACCCATACAACCAGCTGAGCCTTTTTTCGACCGTATAACTCTGAAATAAGATCAGTAGCTAAAAAAGTAAACGGATAAGCAATAACCCCCACTGGCACGCTCATAGTGTAGATACTGTTATCGCGGATGAGTTCGGGAACAATCGTCAACATCCAACCAGAAAGTTCTACAGAAAATATTGTAACAAACTTGGTAGTTCCTATAATGTTACCAAGTACTAATGAGGTTAGAAAAATGCCAGCCAAGGATAAGAATAGGGCATCTCGTTTATAGGTAGCAACCGGTGGATTCTGTTCACCGTCCATCGATATCAAATTTATTTACAATTACTGTTTTCGAATAACTGTTTCCAATAATAAATTAAATAAAAGCAATTTCCACTCTTATCGTTTCACCTATGGGCAGATCAGTATATGCACTTATCGACTGTAATAATTTTTATGCTTCTTGCGAACGCGTTTTTGATCCTTCTATAAGAGGCAAGCCCATTGCCATTTTATCTAATAATGATGGATGCGTAATTGCCCGTTCTGATGAAGCGAAAATTGCGGGTGTTAAAATGGGTGTACCCGAGTTTAAAATTCGGGATCTCATCAAGCAAAAAAATGTTGTTTTAAAATCTTCGAACTATGCACTGTATGGAGATATGTCGCGCCGAGTAATGGAAACACTTCGGCACCTTACTCCAAAGGTCGAACCTTATAGTATTGATGAAGCCTTTATAGAATTTCCGAAGTTGATCACCAACAATTTAGACCGCTTTGGAAAAGAAATTAAATCCACCGTAAAACGGTGGACTGGACTCCCCGTTTCAGTAGGTATTGCCCCATCAAAAACGTTGGCTAAAATTGCCAATGAAAGGGCTAAATCCAACCCCAAATATGATGGGGTATTAAACTTGGTTGAAAATCCTGATTTAGATGCCATCTTGAAAGAAACGAAATTAACTGATATCTGGGGTATTGGTGGGGGCTTATCGCAACGATTATTTCAAGAAAACATCCGGAATGCTCTTCAGTTAAAGCAACAAATTGATAAAAAAGAATGGGTCCGCAGTAAAATAAGTGTCAACGGACTGCGAACTGTAATGGAGCTTAATGGTCAGCCGTGCCTTGAAGTTGAAAATATTAGCGATCCAAGAAAAGGTATTATGACTTCTCGTTCGTTTGGAAAAGCTGTTACGGATCGGGAAGATCTCAGTGAGGCTATTGCGCAATTCATCAGCATTGCAGCCGAGAAACTTCGCGCCCAAAATTCTGTAGCGTCACTGTTACATGTTACACTTCGCACCAATAAGTATTCCAATTATAAATCAAAATATAAGTACGGCATTGAACTTCCTTTGCAGATGCCTACGGCAAATACAGCCTATCTTATTAGGTGTGGTCGCACCTGCCTAAAAAAGTTATTTCAGCCCAATCTTCGCTATAAAAAGGTAGCCGTGATGCTCACCGGTATTCTCCCCGGATCTGAAGTACAAACTGATTTATTTAGCAAAGATCATTACACTACTGACGAACGTAACCTGATGCAAAAAGTGGATGACATCAACACCAAGTATGGCTCGGAAACAGCCCATTTCGCCTCAACCGGTATTGAACGAACCTGGCAGATGAAACAAGAATACTTATCTCCAAAATATACGACTCAATGGGATGATCTTTTAGAAGCAAAGGCCTAATTTTAGCCCGACATAACATTGACTCACAGAAATTATTAAAATCATATTAGCAATAAATGTCGCTATTATTTATCGCTCCCGATCGCGACCTGGAATCCTGGGAAAAAGCAATTCATAATATAGATTCCAATATAGATGTGGAGTTCTGGCCAGCTATTAAGGATAAAGATCGCGTGCAATTTGCCGTATGCTGGAACCAACCCAAACATGTAATGGATAGTTTTCCAAATCTTAAGGCCGTATCATCGTTGGGAGCAGGGGCTGATCACCTATTGGCCGACAAACACCTTCCGAAATCAATTGATATCTGCCGAGTTGTATCTCCCTCACTAATCCAACAGATGAAAGAATACGTCACTGCTGCAGTGTTGAATATCCAGCGTAACCTTGTTGATTATATACGGCAGAATGATCAAAAGAAATGGCAGCCGCACTCCCATTCACTGGCTTCAGAACTGTCTATTGGTGTTATGGGATTGGGTAAACTCGGCCAACCCGTTGCTAAGCAATTAGCTGAGATGGGTTATCAGGTTTCGGGATGGGCACGAACCTCCAAAGAAATAGAAGGGGTCAAAACATTTTCCGGGGATAAAGATCAGAAGGCTTTTTTAAATGCTACACAAATACTCGTTTGCCTGCTTCCTCTCACCACTAAAACTGAAGGAATTTTAGACCTCAACACCTTTAAGCAACTCAAAGAAAACGCCTGGGTTATCAACGCAGCACGTGGGGAGCATTTGGTAGATGAAGACTTAATTTATGCCCTCGACAGCAATATAATACAGGGTGCCTGGCTCGATGTTTTTTCCG belongs to Fodinibius sp. Rm-B-1B1-1 and includes:
- a CDS encoding Y-family DNA polymerase; translated protein: MGRSVYALIDCNNFYASCERVFDPSIRGKPIAILSNNDGCVIARSDEAKIAGVKMGVPEFKIRDLIKQKNVVLKSSNYALYGDMSRRVMETLRHLTPKVEPYSIDEAFIEFPKLITNNLDRFGKEIKSTVKRWTGLPVSVGIAPSKTLAKIANERAKSNPKYDGVLNLVENPDLDAILKETKLTDIWGIGGGLSQRLFQENIRNALQLKQQIDKKEWVRSKISVNGLRTVMELNGQPCLEVENISDPRKGIMTSRSFGKAVTDREDLSEAIAQFISIAAEKLRAQNSVASLLHVTLRTNKYSNYKSKYKYGIELPLQMPTANTAYLIRCGRTCLKKLFQPNLRYKKVAVMLTGILPGSEVQTDLFSKDHYTTDERNLMQKVDDINTKYGSETAHFASTGIERTWQMKQEYLSPKYTTQWDDLLEAKA
- a CDS encoding glyoxylate/hydroxypyruvate reductase A, encoding MSLLFIAPDRDLESWEKAIHNIDSNIDVEFWPAIKDKDRVQFAVCWNQPKHVMDSFPNLKAVSSLGAGADHLLADKHLPKSIDICRVVSPSLIQQMKEYVTAAVLNIQRNLVDYIRQNDQKKWQPHSHSLASELSIGVMGLGKLGQPVAKQLAEMGYQVSGWARTSKEIEGVKTFSGDKDQKAFLNATQILVCLLPLTTKTEGILDLNTFKQLKENAWVINAARGEHLVDEDLIYALDSNIIQGAWLDVFSEEPLPDKHAFWNRENIIITPHIASFTKPHEVAGQIVDNYKRALSGMELNHKINQELGY
- a CDS encoding queuosine precursor transporter, whose product is MDGEQNPPVATYKRDALFLSLAGIFLTSLVLGNIIGTTKFVTIFSVELSGWMLTIVPELIRDNSIYTMSVPVGVIAYPFTFLATDLISELYGRKKAQLVVWVGFWMNVFMLFLMTVNHWLPNTGGVSGGLQLFEGVYEFMIGNTIASMIAYLVAQTVDVRLFHFWKDLTDGKHLWLRNNASTTVSQLVDSTAILSILFFAGNLGQEVDTIGKLIILILNSYFFKFFFALFDTPLCYLGVKIFQDFEEDPSENSLYE